The Arachis hypogaea cultivar Tifrunner chromosome 19, arahy.Tifrunner.gnm2.J5K5, whole genome shotgun sequence genome has a window encoding:
- the LOC140182344 gene encoding uncharacterized protein, whose product MPSSSSMSIGNSSGPSGRGAGGRGQTYNRGGSKRGRGQARVYALTCKDAQASNVVVAGTLQVCSLDARVLFDTDSHYSYVSPHLASCFDKQPELLSHPFHVGTPLGVSMVVRVVFRSCIVRINTVETLVDLILLEPMEDIDVILGMDWLAACHVDVGCYTKTVKFDIPGISPFIFKG is encoded by the coding sequence ATGCCATCATCTTCATCTATGTCTATTGGAAATTCTTCTGGTCCTAGTGGTAGAGGAGCAGGTGGCAGGGGTCAGACTTATAACAGAGGAGGGAGCAAAAGAGGAAGAGGTCAGGCACGTGTGTACGCTTTAACGTGTAAAGATGCTCAAGCTTCTAATGTTGTGGTGGCAGGTACTTTACAAGTTTGTTCTTTAGATGCTCGAGTGTTATTTGATACGgattctcattattcatatgtATCTCCACATCTTGCATCTTGTTTCGATAAACAACCTGAACTATTATCCCACCCATTTCATGTTGGCACTCCACTTGGAGTCTCCATGGTGGTTCGAGTCGTGTTTCGGTCTTGTATTGTTAGAATTAATACGGTTGAAACCTTAGTTGATTTGATCCTTTTAGAACCAATGGAAGATATTGATGTCATCTTAGGCATGGATTGGTTAGCAGCTTGTCATGTTGATGTGGGCTGTTACACCAAAACTGTGAAGTTTGACATACCGGGTATCTCACCTTTTATTTTTAAGGGGTGA